One part of the Treponema peruense genome encodes these proteins:
- the hisH gene encoding imidazole glycerol phosphate synthase subunit HisH codes for MTGIVDYNAGNIKSVEHALESLKTPYILSGNPRDLENADRLIFPGVGDAAYAMKQLKLTGFDSFLKDWVAAKKPLAGICLGSQIVFDWSEEGDTQCLGLLEGKIVRFSNLISPELAEKEGIKIPHMGWNDVKYCNGGSKLLEGIPDGTDFYFVHSYVIQPQDESVIKGYADYGIKVPAVVEKDNITVFQFHPEKSGKPGLQILKNFVEKTSRSE; via the coding sequence ATGACAGGTATAGTAGATTATAATGCAGGCAATATAAAAAGTGTTGAACATGCACTGGAATCCCTCAAAACTCCGTACATTCTTTCAGGAAACCCGCGTGACCTTGAAAATGCAGACAGACTTATTTTCCCCGGGGTTGGAGACGCGGCCTATGCAATGAAACAGCTTAAACTTACAGGCTTTGACTCTTTTCTTAAAGACTGGGTTGCAGCAAAAAAACCACTGGCAGGAATTTGTCTTGGCTCGCAGATTGTCTTTGACTGGTCAGAAGAAGGTGATACACAGTGCCTTGGACTTCTTGAAGGAAAAATCGTGCGCTTTTCAAACCTTATTTCCCCGGAACTTGCAGAAAAAGAAGGAATAAAAATTCCGCACATGGGATGGAATGACGTAAAATACTGCAACGGAGGCTCAAAACTTCTTGAAGGAATTCCCGACGGAACAGACTTTTACTTTGTACACTCGTACGTAATTCAGCCGCAGGACGAATCTGTAATAAAAGGCTATGCAGACTACGGAATCAAAGTTCCCGCGGTTGTAGAAAAAGACAACATAACAGTATTCCAGTTCCACCCCGAAAAATCAGGAAAACCAGGACTTCAGATACTCAAAAATTTTGTAGAAAAAACCAGCCGGAGCGAATAA
- a CDS encoding Crp/Fnr family transcriptional regulator, with protein sequence MPKSVSFSKGSIIFFKGDKDEFIYILQSGGIMLKGTNLETGAEEIEALHSGEFFGVKSALSKMPSSVTAVAAMDSVVIQLTVTEFEQVFSSKTAVTEKMLRVFSKNLKSIHRQMEEFLNNAPEEITPDEGMTLVAKAFFNEGEYISCRSILKRLLSKIPYVANHDELEKLDQEAAKKHNETPALPNEEPEQESEQKLSTPNQFNLPIFDRFTKKYANGEVIISEFEPGETFYLIKSGQVQIVKCIGDKIKSLDILKQGELFGEMAILDNSQRSATCLAKGPVSCLEFNKENFKALVLANPQIVMNLLKLLCKRICDQERRFRIILIKDIRARIADIFLMYNEIYFGSMKDERNSQRSFFMTASDIAGWAACPINQVKDELNKLISKNKIQMFDDRIVVINIHDMKRIVDTYYNNINSDLKTTAGKPLGKAPAARERPATLSDTQQS encoded by the coding sequence ATGCCAAAATCAGTTTCGTTCTCTAAGGGTTCAATTATTTTTTTTAAGGGCGACAAGGATGAATTCATTTATATTCTCCAGTCCGGCGGTATAATGCTCAAGGGAACAAACCTCGAAACCGGTGCCGAAGAAATAGAAGCCCTTCATTCCGGCGAGTTTTTTGGCGTTAAGAGTGCCCTTTCAAAAATGCCTTCTTCGGTAACAGCAGTTGCAGCCATGGATTCTGTAGTAATTCAGCTTACAGTTACCGAATTTGAACAGGTTTTCAGCTCAAAAACGGCCGTTACAGAAAAAATGCTGAGGGTTTTCAGCAAAAATCTCAAGTCAATTCACCGCCAGATGGAAGAATTCCTTAACAACGCCCCTGAAGAAATAACCCCCGACGAAGGAATGACGCTGGTTGCAAAAGCCTTTTTTAACGAAGGCGAATATATTTCATGCAGAAGCATCTTAAAAAGACTTTTGTCAAAGATTCCGTACGTTGCAAACCACGATGAACTCGAAAAACTTGACCAGGAAGCAGCAAAAAAGCATAACGAAACCCCTGCCCTTCCAAATGAAGAACCGGAACAGGAATCCGAACAGAAACTGAGTACGCCGAATCAGTTTAACCTTCCCATTTTTGACCGTTTTACAAAAAAATATGCAAACGGCGAAGTCATAATAAGCGAATTTGAACCGGGCGAAACTTTCTATCTCATTAAATCAGGTCAGGTTCAGATTGTAAAATGCATAGGCGACAAAATCAAAAGTCTTGACATCCTTAAACAGGGCGAACTTTTTGGCGAAATGGCCATTCTGGACAATTCACAGCGAAGCGCAACCTGTCTTGCAAAAGGCCCCGTTTCATGTCTTGAATTCAACAAGGAAAACTTCAAGGCACTGGTTCTGGCAAACCCTCAAATTGTAATGAACCTGCTTAAACTTCTTTGCAAAAGAATCTGCGACCAGGAACGCCGTTTTAGGATTATTCTTATAAAAGATATACGCGCGCGCATTGCAGATATTTTTCTTATGTACAACGAAATTTACTTTGGCTCAATGAAAGACGAAAGGAATTCACAGAGATCGTTTTTTATGACAGCTTCAGATATTGCCGGATGGGCTGCCTGTCCTATTAATCAGGTCAAGGATGAACTCAACAAACTGATTTCAAAAAATAAAATCCAGATGTTTGATGACAGAATTGTGGTTATCAACATTCACGATATGAAGCGCATTGTTGACACTTACTACAATAATATTAATTCAGACTTAAAGACTACGGCCGGCAAACCTTTAGGAAAAGCACCGGCCGCAAGAGAAAGACCTGCTACTTTATCAGATACTCAACAGTCGTAA
- a CDS encoding DUF4349 domain-containing protein has protein sequence MLKSKFYKIILTAAVLVSLVFLPSCSKTAGQGTVNGSARMMSAKKMAPAAFAADSMAATEMSVMESNDAVYEESAPDSGVVQERKLIYSGDINLEVSSLAESKQAVEAWVKKFGGYISNSSESSTSVSFTANIPSAEFHNAMNEGGQIGKLKSKNIYSNDVTDNYYDLETRLSTRHILLERLEKYLSEAKDMKEMLQIETKINDITSELERMEGQMNRLKNQIDYSRINVYASLPVNQSETGFILPDTKTGARKFLGNVVNFFANFAFVALYIVIFGVPVILFAMLIYWLTFGKIGLIRKLFRRIR, from the coding sequence ATGTTAAAGAGCAAATTTTATAAAATTATACTTACAGCGGCGGTTCTGGTGTCGCTGGTATTTTTGCCTTCGTGTTCAAAGACGGCTGGTCAGGGTACTGTTAACGGTTCTGCGCGCATGATGTCTGCAAAAAAAATGGCTCCTGCGGCTTTTGCTGCAGATTCAATGGCTGCAACGGAAATGTCTGTCATGGAATCAAATGATGCGGTTTACGAAGAAAGTGCGCCGGATTCAGGGGTTGTCCAGGAGCGCAAGTTAATTTACAGCGGCGACATCAATCTTGAAGTTTCAAGCCTTGCAGAATCAAAGCAGGCAGTCGAAGCCTGGGTAAAAAAATTTGGCGGTTATATTTCAAATTCTTCTGAAAGTTCAACTTCGGTAAGCTTTACGGCAAATATTCCTTCCGCAGAATTCCACAATGCAATGAATGAAGGCGGTCAGATAGGAAAACTCAAGTCAAAGAACATTTACTCAAATGATGTTACCGACAATTATTATGACCTCGAAACAAGACTTTCTACCAGACACATTCTTCTGGAACGCCTTGAAAAATATTTGTCTGAAGCAAAAGACATGAAAGAAATGCTTCAGATAGAAACCAAGATAAATGACATTACTTCGGAACTTGAGCGCATGGAAGGCCAGATGAACAGGCTCAAAAACCAGATAGACTATTCAAGAATAAACGTCTATGCGTCCCTTCCTGTAAACCAGAGTGAAACAGGTTTTATTCTGCCCGACACAAAAACAGGTGCGCGCAAATTTCTTGGTAATGTGGTAAACTTTTTTGCAAACTTTGCATTTGTTGCTTTGTACATCGTTATTTTTGGCGTGCCGGTAATTCTTTTTGCAATGTTAATTTACTGGCTTACATTCGGAAAAATCGGACTTATAAGAAAACTGTTCAGGAGAATCAGGTAA
- the pyk gene encoding pyruvate kinase has product MQTRKTKIVCSIGPACDNDETIRQMIQAGMNIARFNFSHGTYDWHKQAMERVRRVSAELDIPVAILLDTKGPEIRTGLTEDNKIISVSAGDKVTITADDSLCTNAQGSTPCHISVSWKEAPQKLKSGMKVLIADGLIELVVDCVKDGEIFCTASNAGTFGSRKNVNLIGVHAGLPIMSEKDREDLKFGASQDIDFVAASFVSFPEEVVQIKEYLKSLGANARVISKIENEEGLNNIEAITRESDGIMVARGDLGVQLPTEKIPLAQKAIIRCCRAAGKPVITATQMLDSMIVNPRPTRAELTDVANAVFDGTDAVMLSGETAGGKYPVESVRTMALIARTTEDSAEYKEHMRYVDSAYVPGVEVGHMVAHSAYKLSKNIKARAIIIPTLHGNTARMIGSFRPEQIVIAVTPDKKVQRQLMIQWGVTPVLCRIAGDSDMMIQNAVKLAIDNGLVKLSDRVVMCAGIPLSSPLMANTIRVLVVGNIIARGTVFGYSDSAKQKVCGRVIHVQNFLELKETLRLSHKTILVCDRITEEMIPVLRIVDGVVSETGSDISEENLRLVNKSLVYIQNVPDAVKILEDNLSISIDGEQGLVYEGAIV; this is encoded by the coding sequence ATGCAGACACGTAAGACAAAAATTGTATGCTCCATTGGTCCGGCCTGCGACAATGACGAAACCATACGTCAGATGATTCAGGCTGGAATGAATATTGCCCGCTTTAATTTTTCGCACGGAACCTATGACTGGCACAAGCAGGCAATGGAAAGAGTCCGCAGAGTTTCGGCCGAACTTGATATTCCTGTTGCAATCCTTCTTGATACAAAAGGTCCTGAAATCCGCACAGGACTGACAGAAGATAACAAAATAATTTCTGTTTCTGCAGGTGACAAAGTGACTATTACCGCAGATGATTCTCTTTGTACAAATGCGCAAGGCTCAACTCCGTGTCATATTTCTGTTTCGTGGAAAGAAGCACCTCAAAAACTCAAAAGCGGAATGAAGGTTCTTATAGCCGACGGCCTTATTGAACTTGTTGTTGATTGTGTAAAAGACGGCGAAATATTCTGTACGGCTTCAAATGCAGGAACTTTCGGAAGCCGCAAAAACGTAAACCTTATAGGAGTTCATGCCGGTCTTCCCATTATGAGCGAAAAGGACCGCGAAGACCTTAAATTCGGTGCTTCACAGGACATTGACTTTGTTGCCGCAAGTTTTGTGAGTTTCCCCGAAGAAGTTGTTCAGATTAAGGAATATCTGAAGTCGCTTGGAGCAAATGCACGCGTAATTTCCAAAATAGAAAACGAAGAAGGTCTTAACAACATAGAAGCAATTACCCGTGAGTCAGACGGAATTATGGTTGCACGCGGAGATCTGGGGGTTCAGCTTCCTACAGAAAAAATTCCTTTGGCACAGAAAGCAATTATACGCTGCTGCCGTGCCGCCGGTAAGCCTGTAATTACCGCAACACAGATGCTTGACTCCATGATTGTAAACCCTAGGCCAACCCGCGCAGAACTTACTGATGTTGCAAATGCTGTCTTTGACGGAACAGATGCCGTAATGCTTTCTGGAGAAACTGCCGGCGGTAAATATCCTGTTGAGTCTGTAAGAACCATGGCTCTTATTGCACGCACGACAGAAGATTCAGCCGAGTATAAGGAGCACATGCGCTACGTTGACTCTGCTTATGTTCCCGGAGTTGAAGTAGGACACATGGTTGCTCACAGTGCATACAAACTTTCAAAAAACATAAAAGCCCGCGCCATAATAATACCGACGCTTCACGGAAACACAGCCCGCATGATTGGTAGTTTCAGACCAGAGCAGATAGTTATTGCCGTAACGCCTGATAAAAAAGTGCAGCGCCAGCTTATGATACAGTGGGGCGTTACTCCTGTTTTGTGCAGAATTGCGGGCGACTCTGACATGATGATTCAAAATGCGGTAAAACTTGCAATAGACAACGGTCTTGTAAAACTTTCTGACAGGGTTGTAATGTGCGCAGGAATTCCGCTTTCGAGCCCTCTTATGGCAAATACAATACGTGTTCTTGTTGTAGGAAACATTATTGCCCGCGGAACAGTCTTTGGTTATTCAGACAGTGCAAAGCAAAAAGTATGCGGCCGTGTTATTCATGTCCAGAATTTTTTGGAGTTGAAAGAAACTCTCAGACTCAGCCACAAGACTATACTTGTCTGCGACAGAATTACAGAAGAAATGATTCCTGTTTTAAGGATAGTTGACGGTGTTGTGTCCGAAACAGGAAGTGATATTTCTGAAGAAAACCTGCGGTTGGTAAACAAATCGCTTGTTTATATACAGAATGTACCTGACGCCGTTAAGATTCTGGAAGACAATCTTTCAATTTCTATAGACGGCGAACAGGGACTTGTTTACGAAGGTGCTATCGTCTAG
- a CDS encoding PHP domain-containing protein, with protein sequence MIDLHTHSSASDGTFSPSELVNFAASKKIETLALTDHDTTDGLVEAQAAAFEKGINFIPGIELNIQWPTGEFHLLGLGLKRVSPELKDMIAFLGREREFRNRKMAQKLKENGINISYEELAARFGEKTLGRPHFAEYMKEKGFVKCRQQAFDNYFAKGRPCFVDREGADLEMAVDAILSSGGLPVQAHPLSMYVSWGRMEETLRSVRELGVLGIEAWHPGARVSEAERLRDMAEKLGFFVTGGSDFHGEKVRADRHIGFSSGGLKISDDCWTKNLEPRLVELHGGNDHSFCNQ encoded by the coding sequence ATGATAGATTTGCACACTCATTCGAGCGCTTCTGACGGTACGTTTTCACCTTCTGAACTGGTAAATTTTGCCGCCTCAAAGAAAATTGAAACGCTTGCACTGACCGACCACGATACGACTGACGGTCTTGTTGAAGCACAGGCAGCCGCTTTTGAAAAAGGAATTAATTTTATTCCGGGTATAGAGTTGAATATTCAGTGGCCTACAGGTGAATTCCATCTTCTGGGACTGGGACTCAAGCGCGTTTCGCCGGAACTTAAGGACATGATTGCTTTTTTGGGAAGGGAGCGTGAGTTCCGCAACAGAAAAATGGCGCAGAAACTTAAGGAAAACGGAATTAACATTTCGTACGAGGAACTTGCAGCGCGTTTTGGAGAAAAGACTCTGGGGCGTCCCCACTTTGCAGAATATATGAAAGAAAAAGGTTTTGTTAAGTGCCGTCAGCAGGCTTTTGACAATTATTTTGCAAAAGGACGGCCGTGTTTTGTTGACCGGGAAGGAGCCGATCTTGAAATGGCTGTAGATGCAATTCTTTCGAGCGGAGGTCTTCCTGTTCAGGCTCATCCTCTTTCGATGTATGTTTCGTGGGGAAGAATGGAAGAAACGCTTCGTTCAGTAAGGGAACTCGGTGTACTGGGAATAGAAGCGTGGCATCCCGGAGCGCGTGTTTCTGAGGCAGAGCGGCTTCGTGACATGGCCGAAAAGCTTGGTTTTTTTGTTACCGGCGGAAGTGATTTTCATGGTGAAAAAGTACGTGCAGACAGACACATCGGCTTTTCTTCGGGCGGCTTAAAGATAAGTGATGACTGCTGGACAAAAAATCTGGAGCCGCGTCTTGTGGAACTGCACGGCGGTAACGACCACAGTTTCTGTAACCAGTAA
- a CDS encoding radical SAM protein, with amino-acid sequence MKTLVIQPPLVQLNTAYPSGAYLVSFFRSLSVESKWFDLSIELFHRIFCAEGLKRLFELTADRALQLADKALDEGNETAAENLRRYISQKDAWIEWIDTITSVLADGSPRSSREACHKFVFSPHVPRGMRTERRLSQLDRMPSTDDARFLASMELADLADYITAVFDSGFSLVRYGESVTISEAAFDSIEKGADAPVLKEFYAPLLKEKFGPQSSVYEKIRNSEEKCLVCISVPFAGTFAAALHTGRFFKDTFGDKVFVFFGGGFVNTELRDCREKALLRYTDAICYDRGYGSYKAFIDAGFCSRDYDKTPLYKIRFFAKEKDGTTSVIDPVEHDTKAEQYENEMTASVMPDFSDINTSNYPRMIDDVNPMQRMWSDGTWLKAYMAHGCYWHKCAFCDVNLDYVSGYRMTCTDRLFDSLNTQAQKHGVYGIHFVDEAMPPVSMKRFAHLNAAQGNSLSWWGNVRFEKVYNRDTADFLSFGGLTGVSGGIEIATGKGLDHIHKGTDIDSIVGACCAFKEAGILVHAYMIYGYWQESDQDTIDSMETLRQFFEAGLLDSCFWHKFTLTRHSRIYSEYKQGLYPELKVIEDKSAGIFARNGLHFRGEKNSEKFRGALNFALESWMHGEGLEKRVNKWFDFATPKPTVPLDYIKKAIERYEQKRDAAYNAPLNPQKNFWLGGTITPCCHNRYLEWYYMGEPFRIECTALKGFGTVQKLNGLLCSLSPRNKNDESVKELQEAIKNPAAKRLMQSLRGRGLVQI; translated from the coding sequence ATGAAAACCCTTGTAATCCAGCCGCCGCTTGTTCAGCTTAACACAGCCTATCCTTCGGGAGCATATCTTGTTTCTTTTTTCAGATCCCTTTCAGTTGAATCAAAGTGGTTCGATTTGAGTATTGAACTCTTTCACAGAATATTCTGTGCTGAAGGACTCAAGCGGCTCTTTGAACTTACCGCTGACCGTGCCCTGCAGCTTGCAGACAAAGCGCTGGATGAAGGAAATGAGACTGCGGCAGAAAACTTGCGGCGCTATATTTCACAAAAAGACGCGTGGATAGAATGGATTGACACAATCACCTCTGTTCTTGCCGACGGTTCACCGCGCTCTTCGAGGGAAGCGTGCCATAAATTTGTTTTTTCACCGCACGTACCCCGCGGAATGAGAACCGAGCGCCGCCTTTCACAACTGGACAGAATGCCTTCCACAGATGATGCGCGTTTTCTTGCCAGCATGGAACTTGCAGACCTTGCAGACTATATAACTGCAGTTTTTGACAGCGGATTTTCTCTCGTAAGATACGGGGAGTCCGTTACAATAAGTGAAGCCGCCTTTGACAGTATAGAAAAGGGAGCAGATGCACCGGTCCTCAAGGAATTTTACGCGCCTCTTCTCAAAGAAAAGTTCGGGCCGCAGTCTTCTGTATATGAAAAAATCAGAAACTCAGAAGAAAAATGTCTTGTCTGCATAAGCGTCCCTTTCGCAGGAACATTCGCGGCGGCTCTCCATACAGGACGTTTCTTTAAGGACACGTTCGGTGACAAAGTGTTTGTTTTTTTTGGCGGTGGCTTTGTAAACACAGAACTGCGTGACTGCCGCGAAAAAGCTCTTTTACGCTATACAGACGCAATCTGCTACGACCGCGGCTACGGTTCCTACAAGGCTTTTATTGACGCGGGATTCTGCAGCAGGGATTATGACAAAACGCCCCTTTACAAAATACGTTTTTTTGCAAAAGAAAAAGACGGCACGACGTCAGTAATTGACCCGGTTGAACACGACACAAAAGCAGAACAGTACGAAAATGAAATGACAGCATCGGTTATGCCAGACTTTTCTGACATAAACACTTCAAATTATCCGAGAATGATAGATGACGTTAACCCCATGCAAAGAATGTGGTCAGACGGAACCTGGCTCAAGGCATATATGGCTCACGGCTGTTACTGGCACAAATGTGCTTTCTGCGACGTAAACCTGGACTATGTTTCGGGCTACAGAATGACCTGCACCGACCGCCTGTTTGACTCACTCAATACACAGGCCCAAAAGCACGGCGTTTACGGAATACATTTTGTAGACGAAGCCATGCCGCCGGTTTCTATGAAAAGATTTGCACATCTTAACGCGGCTCAAGGGAACAGTCTGTCCTGGTGGGGAAACGTGCGCTTTGAAAAAGTATACAACCGCGACACAGCAGACTTTCTTTCATTCGGAGGGCTTACGGGTGTTTCGGGCGGCATAGAAATTGCTACGGGAAAGGGCCTGGATCATATTCACAAAGGAACAGACATTGACTCAATTGTAGGTGCATGCTGTGCTTTCAAGGAAGCAGGAATTCTTGTTCACGCCTACATGATTTACGGTTACTGGCAGGAAAGTGACCAGGATACAATAGATTCCATGGAAACTCTGCGTCAGTTCTTTGAAGCCGGCCTTCTTGATTCGTGTTTCTGGCATAAATTCACTCTTACAAGACATTCGCGCATTTACAGTGAATACAAACAGGGGCTTTACCCCGAACTTAAGGTAATTGAAGACAAATCAGCCGGAATCTTCGCCAGAAACGGCCTTCACTTCAGGGGAGAAAAAAATTCAGAAAAGTTCCGCGGCGCACTTAACTTTGCACTGGAAAGCTGGATGCACGGTGAAGGGCTCGAAAAGCGCGTAAACAAATGGTTTGACTTTGCGACACCAAAGCCGACAGTTCCGCTGGACTACATAAAAAAAGCAATAGAACGCTACGAACAAAAGCGTGATGCAGCCTACAATGCGCCGCTAAATCCACAAAAAAACTTCTGGCTCGGAGGAACCATAACGCCCTGCTGCCACAACAGATATCTTGAATGGTACTACATGGGAGAGCCTTTCAGAATTGAATGCACTGCATTAAAAGGATTCGGAACAGTACAGAAACTCAACGGTCTGCTTTGTTCCCTTAGTCCGCGCAACAAAAATGATGAATCTGTAAAAGAACTTCAGGAAGCAATAAAAAACCCCGCCGCAAAAAGACTCATGCAGTCACTGCGCGGGCGGGGTCTCGTTCAGATTTAA
- a CDS encoding SIMPL domain-containing protein, with amino-acid sequence MKEIKTIVIAAAVSVIASACILAFGLSTVARPDRTVTVRGLAEKEVDADIAVWPLSFTLGGNDLAVLQKNVMTAVDSVKAYLAEYGLDGSDYTVQAPSITDNSVNPYIDRNADRYTYLAKNVILVRSSKVDKVKAAHADSLKLMGDGIAVSQDYDSKISYEFTGLNEIKPAMIAEATQNARLAAEQFARDSGSKVGKIKRATQGLFSIDNLAVGLEEKKNVRVVTTVEYLIK; translated from the coding sequence ATGAAAGAAATCAAAACAATCGTGATTGCAGCGGCAGTTTCTGTTATTGCCTCTGCATGTATATTGGCGTTTGGGCTGTCTACAGTGGCAAGACCTGACAGAACCGTTACCGTCCGCGGACTTGCAGAAAAAGAAGTTGATGCCGACATTGCTGTATGGCCGCTTTCTTTTACTCTTGGCGGGAACGATCTTGCTGTTCTGCAGAAAAATGTAATGACGGCTGTAGATTCAGTAAAGGCATATCTTGCGGAATACGGGCTTGACGGTTCTGATTATACTGTCCAGGCACCGAGTATTACAGACAATTCGGTGAATCCATACATAGACAGAAATGCAGACCGTTATACTTATCTTGCAAAGAACGTTATTCTGGTGCGTTCGTCAAAGGTAGACAAGGTTAAGGCCGCCCACGCAGATTCCCTTAAGCTTATGGGAGACGGAATCGCGGTTAGTCAGGATTATGACAGCAAAATTTCCTATGAATTTACGGGGCTCAACGAAATAAAGCCCGCGATGATAGCAGAAGCCACGCAGAATGCACGTCTTGCGGCAGAACAGTTTGCACGTGATTCAGGCAGTAAAGTAGGCAAAATAAAGAGAGCCACACAGGGACTGTTCAGCATAGATAATCTTGCTGTGGGACTTGAAGAAAAAAAGAATGTACGCGTTGTTACGACTGTTGAGTATCTGATAAAGTAG
- the hisF gene encoding imidazole glycerol phosphate synthase subunit HisF, producing MLKKRIIICLDVKDGRTTKGIKFKNNIDIGDPVEMAAEYYRQGVDELVFYDIMASARGRGPILDLIARVASQVFIPFCVGGGIGTLDDIRSTILAGAEKVSLNSQAVKNPELIKSGARVFGNQCIVLGMDAARDASMPSGYRVYINGGRVATELDAREWAQKAVSLGAGEIVLNSIDADGTRDGYELNLTRMISEAVEVPVIASGGGGTPAHLTDVLTKGKADAALVASMVHSGDYTVGSIKKSLAHSGIPVRLTD from the coding sequence ATGCTTAAAAAAAGAATAATAATCTGTCTTGATGTAAAAGACGGAAGAACAACAAAGGGAATCAAATTCAAAAACAACATAGACATTGGCGATCCTGTAGAAATGGCCGCAGAATACTACAGACAGGGCGTGGATGAACTGGTATTTTACGACATAATGGCCAGTGCACGCGGAAGAGGCCCCATTCTTGACCTTATAGCACGCGTCGCTTCACAGGTATTCATTCCTTTTTGTGTAGGCGGCGGAATAGGAACACTTGACGACATTCGCTCAACAATACTTGCAGGCGCAGAAAAAGTTTCACTCAACTCGCAGGCTGTAAAAAACCCGGAACTCATTAAAAGCGGCGCCCGCGTTTTTGGAAACCAGTGCATTGTTCTTGGAATGGATGCTGCAAGGGATGCTTCCATGCCAAGCGGTTACAGGGTTTACATAAACGGCGGCCGTGTTGCAACAGAACTTGACGCACGCGAATGGGCACAAAAAGCCGTCTCGCTTGGAGCGGGCGAAATTGTACTCAATTCAATAGACGCAGACGGAACCCGCGACGGTTACGAACTAAATCTTACGCGCATGATAAGTGAAGCCGTTGAAGTTCCGGTAATAGCATCTGGCGGCGGCGGAACACCTGCACACCTGACAGACGTTCTTACCAAAGGAAAGGCCGATGCAGCTCTTGTAGCAAGCATGGTACATTCCGGAGACTACACGGTGGGATCAATCAAAAAATCCCTTGCGCATTCCGGAATTCCCGTAAGGCTTACCGACTAG
- the sdaAB gene encoding L-serine ammonia-lyase, iron-sulfur-dependent subunit beta, with protein sequence MSSIFDILGPVMVGPSSSHTAGAVRIGLVSRILLEDEVVFADIQLHGSFAATYHGHGTDCALIAGLLGMQPDDIRIPDSMKIAADSGIKFFFSTVQLQDAHPNTAILNLQGKGGRKISVQASSVGGGRIMINKLDGIEVNFNAEMPTLIVHNSDEPGHVAAVTSLLFYNKINIAAMQLYRNERGGYAVMVIESDERIPAEIVSQIEHFPGIIKVTYVNV encoded by the coding sequence ATGAGCAGTATTTTTGATATTCTGGGGCCGGTTATGGTAGGTCCTTCCAGTTCACATACAGCAGGGGCTGTAAGAATAGGTCTCGTTTCGCGTATACTTTTGGAAGATGAAGTTGTCTTTGCAGACATTCAGCTCCACGGGTCTTTTGCGGCAACTTATCACGGTCACGGAACTGACTGCGCACTTATTGCAGGCCTTCTTGGTATGCAGCCCGATGACATACGCATTCCCGACAGTATGAAAATTGCTGCGGATTCAGGAATAAAATTTTTCTTTTCTACAGTTCAGCTTCAGGACGCGCACCCCAATACGGCAATTCTGAATCTTCAGGGAAAAGGCGGAAGAAAAATTTCTGTACAGGCATCTTCTGTCGGCGGCGGAAGAATAATGATAAACAAGCTTGACGGCATTGAAGTAAATTTTAATGCAGAAATGCCTACTCTTATCGTTCACAATTCGGACGAGCCTGGACACGTAGCCGCGGTAACTTCACTTCTTTTTTACAATAAAATAAATATTGCAGCCATGCAGCTTTACAGAAACGAGCGCGGTGGTTATGCAGTTATGGTAATTGAGTCCGACGAGAGAATACCTGCAGAAATTGTTTCACAGATTGAACACTTTCCCGGAATTATAAAAGTCACATACGTTAATGTTTAA
- the queD gene encoding 6-carboxytetrahydropterin synthase QueD codes for MFEVRVEAGFCAAHYLKNYHGKCESLHGHNYKVYAHARGKSLDGGGMLLDFTELKKALRAVCGSLDHTNLNDIEEFDQNPSAERIAVYIYRAILQQIPSLALDAKSDVHLYAVDVFETDTNRARYIAE; via the coding sequence ATGTTTGAAGTCAGAGTAGAAGCCGGTTTTTGTGCGGCTCATTATTTAAAAAATTATCACGGAAAATGCGAAAGCCTTCACGGCCATAATTACAAAGTTTATGCACACGCCAGAGGAAAATCCCTTGACGGCGGCGGAATGCTTCTTGATTTTACGGAATTAAAGAAAGCGCTGCGTGCTGTATGCGGTTCCTTGGACCACACAAATCTGAATGATATAGAAGAATTTGACCAGAACCCCAGTGCCGAACGCATTGCCGTTTACATTTACAGGGCAATTTTGCAGCAAATCCCGTCGCTGGCTTTGGATGCCAAAAGCGATGTTCATCTTTATGCAGTTGATGTTTTTGAAACCGATACAAACAGGGCGCGCTATATTGCCGAATAA